The Methanofervidicoccus abyssi genome includes the window GATTTATATATATTGTTATATATAGTTTTTGTTACTTTTTTATACTATTAACTAGTTATAAAGTTAAATATAACTCCCTAGGTGAAGGCATGACCAGATGGACCGCATACAAAATTAAACCAGTGGAATTTTTAGAGAGTGAAATAGTAGGTAACACTCTAATAATAGAGGGTAAAAGAATACACCGTGTTAGAATATTGGGAGAAGTAAAGAGAGTTTCTGAAACCTCTATACTTACATTTGAATTAGAAGAGGGAATAACTGTTAAGGACTTTGAAAAGAAAGGAAAAAATATTAAAGAGAAAGATCTTGTAGATATAATTGGAAAAGTTGGTTACTTTGAGGGCTCTCCTTATATTTCTTTAGAGCTCTATAAGGTAAGGAACGAGAATAAAGAGAAATGGAGAGAGTTGAGAGACCTTGAGATCGAGATAACAAGAAAGTATATAAAAGACGAAGATGAAAAAACTCCCGGGGATTACAGTAAAGATGACAGAGAAGATCTTATAACTGAGGAAATACAGAAAGATGTGTACAAGGAAGGGATTGATAATAAGGATATAGTTTTGAAGGTAATAAAAGATAGGAAATCTGTAGAATATGAAGAGTTATTGAAGGTAGTTAAAATAGATGAATATGAACTTGATAAAATTCTAGAGGAACTTCTGGAAAAGGGTTATATATATGAACCTAAGGCTGGTCTCTATAAAACAGTTGACTAAATAATAACAGTGTGGTAAGATGAAAAAGATATATATAATAATAGGAATATTTTTTATACTAATTGTACTACTATTATTAATCGTCATTGGAACAGTTATCTTACTTTTAGGTATCGGTGAGAATCCAGCGGGCAATATTGCAAGGATAGACATAGACGGAGTACTAACACTTCAGCCCGAGGGCACCTATCCCTTCAGGGAGGAGATAAGTGTCGAGGATTATATAGAGGCCTTGGATAAGGCAGAAATGGATCCTAACATCAAAGCTATAATTTTAAGGGTAAACAGTCCTGGAGGAGAGGTTATAGCAAGTGAGAAACTTGCAAGAAAGATTAAAGAAGTATCAGAAAAGAAACCTGTAGTAGCCTACGTTGAAACCATAGCTACTTCCGGAGCTTATATGGCAATAGCACCTGCAAACTGTATAGTGGCGGAGAAACATTCTATTGTTGGTAGTATTGGAGTTAGGATGGACGTGATCCAGTACTACGAACTTATGAGAAAACTTGGTATAAATGTAACTGTAATAAAGGCTGGGAAATATAAAGATATCTGTTCTCCCTACAGACCCATGACACCAGAAGAGAAGAAATACCTAGAACATATGATAAATGAGACTTATATAGATTTTGTTAGATGGGTAGCAGAGAACAGAAACATGACAGTTGAAGAAACTCTAAAAGTTGCTAATGGTAAGATATATTCTGGATACGATGCTAAAAAGGCTGGTCTTGTAGACTACGTAGGGACTGAAGAAGATGCAGTAAAGATAGCCCAGAAGTTGGCAAATATATCCCACCCAATGGTTGTAGATTACACACCTCATATATATACCGGATTCTTTAACTTAATGTCAAGTTTGGCATATAGTTTAGGTTATGGGATAGGGAAAGGTTTTGGTGAAATATGGATAGAGACACATACATTCTATCCTCCTAGTGTAACCTACTAGAAATTATCAGAGACTTGGAGTTTTGAAAGGAGTGATAGTCAATAAAATATGATTATAGTGATAAACAAAACTTTTTAAATTAAAAATAACCATCCATTACCTCCAATAAAAATAATTATAGAAAAAATATAATTAAAAATAAAAATAAAAATTCTTAAAACATTTTAAATAAAGAATATAAAAGGCACAAAATAATCTCTTACTCCTGGACTACATGGAGTACTGGAAAGCAGGGCAGAATTCTGTTAATCGTTCTTCTTATAAGTTTTTTACCTCTTTTTATCATTTTTTGTTATTTCTCTTTATGTTTATATTATATTAAAATATTTTATTTTTATTTATTTGTTTATAACTATAAAAAGTGAAGTTTTATTTTATATCTTGTTGTTCTGATCCTCCGCTACTTTTTAGGCCTAACTTACCTAGAGAACGATCTTAATAGCATTTTTCTCTCTCTTTTATGTAAATTAAATCTACCTTCACATATAAAAATTTAGTGAGGTGATATTATTACTACTGTAAAAAAGGATGATAATGAGAATATACAGTTTAGGGTAAAAAAGGGAAATTGGTTTGTTGTTAAAAAGATGGATATCGATGAAAATACTGAAGACATAGATATTGCAAGGATGTTGATATCTATAAATGAGACAGTGGATAGAAAGATAATGGAGTATCTTCCTTTCGATATGAAGAAACTTGAAGAGATCGCTGATGAGATATACAAAAAGAAGGGCAAAATAAAAAATGAAGATATAGTGGAGGTTATCAAGAAGTTAAAATCTCCTAAAATAACCAGGAGATTGAGGAAAATAACAGACTCCAAGGAAGGTGTGGAAATACTTGGGATTATCCTGAATAGAATTGTATTAGAGAGGTTAGGTATCAAGACGAGAATAGATACTAAACTTATAGATAGATATATAGAGAAAGCACGGAATCTAGAAATTAAGGGATAACTATGTTATTCTTCAAGGCAAAACTGTTGGATATAGATCTGGGGAATAATGGAGTGATAGCAAATGAGAGAGATCTAATAGGGACAGAATATTATCCTCAGGAGAGGGTGCTGATAGAGAGTTCTAAGGGGTCATTTATAGGAGTGTTATACACTACTAAAAGGATGGTTAAAGAGGGAGAGTTAGGCATAAGTAGAGGTTCTATAGAAGGTATAGAAGAGGGAGAAGAAGTAAGATTAAGGCATGCTCCCAGACCACAATCTCTAAGATATATAAAAAAGAAGATGGAAGGGCAAATACTGAGACCTCATGAGATACACACCATAGTAGATGAGATAGTCCAGAAGAAACTCTCAAATATAGAGTTAACAAGTTTTATAGTTTCTACCTATATACATGGGATGGAGATGGGAGAAATTGTAGAAATGGCTAAGAGAATGGGAGAAACCGGTGATAAACTTGAGTGGGATAAACATCCGGTGGTAGATGTTCACAGTATTGGAGGGGTTCCTGGAAACAAGTACGCCCTAATTACAGTACCTATTGTAGCCTCTGCAGGTATAGTTATCCCAAAAACATCTTCCAGGGCTATAACTTCTGCAGCTGGGACAGCTGATGTGATGGAGGTACTTACAAGGGTAAATTTAAATGCCCAGGAGATAAAAAGAGTAGTTAAAACTACTAATGGGTGTTTAGTTTGGGGAGGGGGTGTGAATTTAGCCCCTGCAGATGATATAATAATAAACGTGGAAAGGCCACTTTCCATAGATCCCCAGCCTCAACTACTTTCAAGTGTTATAGCCAAGAAAATCGCGGCTGGTATCAACTATACAGTAATTGATATACCTGTAGGGCCTGGAACTAAGATAAAAAATGATAGGGAAGGTTATGCCCTTGCAAGGAAGTTTATAGAACTTGGCGAGAGAGTGGGGATAGCTGTAGAGTGTGCCATTACCTATGGAGGACAACCAATAGGTAGGGCTGTGGGACCTGCCCTCGAGGCTAAGGAGGCACTTATGGCCTTAGAGGACCCTAACTCTGCTCCAAAAAGTTTAATTGAAAAATCTCTTTCTCTCGCTGGGATACTTCTGGAGTTGGGAGGGGTAGCACAGGTAGGGTCTGGAATGGAAATGGCTAAGAAGATCCTCTACTCTGGAAAGGCCCTGGAAAAATTTAAAGAGATAGTGATTGAACAGGGAGGAGGTATTACCAACTCCGAAGATGTGGAGTTAGGGAAATACTTTGAGGTCATCCCCTCTCCAAAGGATGGATACGTAGTATCTATATCCAATAAGGCAATAACAAATATAGCCAAAGAGGCTGGCGCTCCTATGGATAAAAAGGCTGGAGTGTTACTTTACGTAAAAAGAGGTAGTAAGGTAAACAAGGGAGATATACTCTACAGAATATACTCCAGTTCAGAGGAGAGATTAAGATCTGCTGTTAAACTAGCTAGAAGGACGTATCCAGTAAGAGTAGAAGGCATGGTTATTAGAAGGGTTAGTAAATTTTAATAAGGTGATAAATTGTATCTCACAAAGGAAGAGGAGAAAATATACAATGGGGAATATGGAGAAGTTCTTGAGATGGCTATGAATCTTCTAGTATCCCTTGGAGACATATACGGGGCGGAAAGACTTATAGATATATCTTCAGCCCAAGTCTCTGGAGTATCCTATAAAACCATAGGAGAAGAAGGTTTAAACTTCTTAAGAGATATATCCAAAGATGATGTTAAGGTATCTGTACCTACAACCTTGAATCCTGCAGGTATGGATCTATCTAGATACGAGGAACTTAATTTTCCCAGGAACTTTGTAAAGAAGCAGCTGGATATAATAAAGTGTTTCAAAAAGATGGGTGTTGAAATAGGATGCACCTGTACACCTTATCTATCTGGTAACATCCCTATCTACGGCGATCATATAGCCTGGGCAGAATCCTCCGCTGTATCCTATGCAAATTCTGTCATTGGTGCGAGGACAAACAGGGAAGGAGGTCCATCTGCTTTAGCCTCTGCACTAATTGGGAAAACACCTCTCTATGGATATCACCTAGATGAGAACAGGATGCCAAGTTATACTGTTGAAGTAGAGGCGGAATTAGAAGATATATCTGACTATGGGATTTTAGGATCCTTAGTGGGAAGGATTGTAAAGGACGAAGTCCCATATTTTGTATTTAAAAATGGTATCTCTGGAGATAAGTACAGTAAGTTGAAGGCTCTCGGAGCCTCCTTAGCCGCCAGTGGTAGTGTGGCACTCTATCACGTTGAAGGAATAACTCCAGAATGTAGAATGAACAAAATAGATATAGATATCACGGAGAGGATAACTGTAACTAAGGAAGATCTAGAGGAAGAATACCATAGATTAAATACTACAGAAGAGAAACCTGATCTCATATGTATAGGGTGTCCACACTGTAGTTTAGAAGAGATAAAAGAAGTTGTAGATTTTATAGTGAAGAACAACATCAGAAGAACAGGATTTAAATGTGACCTATGGGTATGTACTTCTATACATATCAAGGTCATTGCAGACAGAATGGGCTATACTGAAGTTATTGAAAGGGCTGGAGGTAAGGTGGTATGTGACACCTGTATGGTTGTTGCCCCAATTGAAGAGATGGGTTATAAAAATATTGCCACAAATTCAGGGAAGGCGGCAACATATCTACCTAATTTCTGTGGTAGTAATGTTATATATGGTAGTACCTCGGAGGTATTAAAGAAGGGATTGTGATTATAATTATAAAAAGTTAAAATTCCTGGGACAAATAGGAATTCTAATGAAAATAAAGATAGAATTCTGTTAAACTCTTCTTCTTATTTTAATTTATAACCATACTAATCTCTCAAGAAGTTTCCTAAACATTAGATATAAAATTGAAAAAAGGAGTAAGGGAAGAGTTATCTATTTATACTTTAAAAATTTTATGTTCAAATGAATATGGAGTATTTATTTTTATAATATTCTTTTTCGTTATTTTAATTTTTATTGTTTAATTTGTGTTATAATAGAAAAATAATTTATTCAACACTCACTTATTAAATTACTCCAGTATCCTATATAAGGTATTTCTCTCCTTAGGAATCCTACCTATTTCCTTAATAATGTTTCTTATCTCCTCCACAGATAGGCTGACACCGTATTGAGCACCTGCAGCCCTAGAGATATTTTCTTCCATAAGTGTTCCTCCAAAGTCATTGGCACCACACCTTAGGGCGACCTGAGCCATCTTCACCCCTAACTTTACCCATGACACTTGGATATTCCTTATGAGATCTTTAAACAGTATCCTACTTATTGCGTAGATCTTAAGATCTTCTATACCTGTTGCACCTCTCCTAGCCCTACCATTGAGGTATATAGGAGCGAATCTGTGCATGAATGTTAGAGGTACAAACTCTGTAAATCCTCCAGTCTCTTCCTGTATCTCCTTTAATATAAAGAGGTGTTTAACTATATGCCTGTACTCCTCGATGTGACCGTACATTATAGTGCATGTTGTCCTTATTTCCAACTTATGGGCTGTTTTTATTACCTTTATCCACTCCCTTGTGGAAAGTTTAGAAGGACAGAGTTCAGCTCGGATAGTGTCATCTAGTATCTCAGCAGCTGTCCCAGGCATAGTGTTTAATCCCTTTTCCTTTAATATCATTAATGCCTCCTTTATATCGAGACCTGCATTTTCAGCTGCAAATTTAACTTCCATTGGAGAGAATGCATGGATATGGATACCTCCGTAAGGTTCAGTGACACTATGAACTTTCTCCAGAATCTTTCCTTGGAAGTAGGTATCTACCTTGGGGTGGAGACCTCCCTGGATACATACCTCTGTGCAACCCATCTTTTTTGCCTCTAAGGCTCTCCTGGCGATTTCGTCCACATCTAAAAAGTAGGCCCTTTTATCTCCCATATCCACCCTAAAGGCACAGAATTTACAGTCACCTACACAGATGTTGGTATAGTTGATATTTCTGTTGACTACGTAAGTTACTACATCTCCCACAATAATTTTTCTGAGATTATCTCCTATCTTTAAAATATCAAATAAATTTTCTTCGTCCCTAAAAAGTTCTAAACACTCTCTCCGTGAGATATCTCTTGTATATAGTTTATCTAAATCCATGAAATCACCGAAAAAAAGAGTTAGATGATGAATTAATATAATTAAGTAATAATTAAAAATTAATAACATATTTTATACTATTGGATTTTAGTATATCTAATACCCCATATTAGGTTTTTAGATTGCTCAGAGTATTTAAAGGTTATATTTATATTTTTCTATTTGATTTAAATGGGAATTAAATATATATCATTAATACTAATAGTAACAATAGTAATATAGTGAGTAACAATATTTAGGTGAAAAAATGAAAGTTGGTATAGAGTTTGTACCTAATGAGCCAATAGTAAAGATATGCTATTATGTAAAGTTAGCAGAGGATAATGGATTCCAATACTGTTGGATCACTGATCACTACAACAACAGGAATGTATATATGGCACTAACAGCCATTGCAAGTGTAACAAACAAGATTAAACTGGGACCTGGAGTAACTAACCCCTATATAAGAAATCCTGCCATTACTGCATCTGCAGTAGTTACACTGGATGAGTTATCAGGCGGAAGGGCAGTTTTAGGTATAGGACCAGGTGACAAGGCTACATTTGACGCTTTAGGTATAGAGTGGGCAAAACCAGTATCAACGATTAAGAAGGCTATAGCAGATATAAGAGCTCTTATTAAGGGAGAGAAATTAGAGACAGGTGCCCAGTTGTCTATAAAACCAATATCTGAAATACCAATATATATGGGAGCTCAAGGACCAAAGATGCTTGAAACTGCAGGAATGATAGCAGATGGAGTTCTAATCAACGCATCAAATCCAAAGGACTTTGAAGCGGCAATACCGATGATCAGGAAAGGGGCTGAATCTGCAGGTAGAAACATGGAAGAGATCGACGTTGCAGCATACGCTTGTATGTCAGTGGATAAAAATCCAGAAAAGGCTAAACAGGCAGCAGTCCCAGTAGTAGCATTTATCGCGGCAGGATCTCCTCCAATGGTGCTGGAAAGACATGGCATAGACATGGAGAAAGTGGAGAAGATAAGAAACGCCTTAAAGAAAGGAGACTTTGGTACCGCATTTTCTACAGTGGATGACACTATGTTAGAGGCCTTCTCCCTCTATGGAACTCCTGAAGATGTTGTAGAGAAGATAAAAGGTTTAGCAAAGATGGGTGTTACCCAGGTTGTAGCAGGTTCTCCAATTGGACCTAACAAGGAGAAGAGTATCAAGTTGATAGGTAAGGAGATAATTCCTGCTGTAAAAGAATTGTAATTTTTATTTTTCTATTTTATTAATTTTATTATAAATAAAAATATTATAATAATTTTAACAATAATTTTAAATTATAATAAATCTAAATTTTCACACAGATTAAGACGGTGATA containing:
- a CDS encoding aconitase X, which gives rise to MYLTKEEEKIYNGEYGEVLEMAMNLLVSLGDIYGAERLIDISSAQVSGVSYKTIGEEGLNFLRDISKDDVKVSVPTTLNPAGMDLSRYEELNFPRNFVKKQLDIIKCFKKMGVEIGCTCTPYLSGNIPIYGDHIAWAESSAVSYANSVIGARTNREGGPSALASALIGKTPLYGYHLDENRMPSYTVEVEAELEDISDYGILGSLVGRIVKDEVPYFVFKNGISGDKYSKLKALGASLAASGSVALYHVEGITPECRMNKIDIDITERITVTKEDLEEEYHRLNTTEEKPDLICIGCPHCSLEEIKEVVDFIVKNNIRRTGFKCDLWVCTSIHIKVIADRMGYTEVIERAGGKVVCDTCMVVAPIEEMGYKNIATNSGKAATYLPNFCGSNVIYGSTSEVLKKGL
- the cofH gene encoding 5-amino-6-(D-ribitylamino)uracil--L-tyrosine 4-hydroxyphenyl transferase CofH; translated protein: MDLDKLYTRDISRRECLELFRDEENLFDILKIGDNLRKIIVGDVVTYVVNRNINYTNICVGDCKFCAFRVDMGDKRAYFLDVDEIARRALEAKKMGCTEVCIQGGLHPKVDTYFQGKILEKVHSVTEPYGGIHIHAFSPMEVKFAAENAGLDIKEALMILKEKGLNTMPGTAAEILDDTIRAELCPSKLSTREWIKVIKTAHKLEIRTTCTIMYGHIEEYRHIVKHLFILKEIQEETGGFTEFVPLTFMHRFAPIYLNGRARRGATGIEDLKIYAISRILFKDLIRNIQVSWVKLGVKMAQVALRCGANDFGGTLMEENISRAAGAQYGVSLSVEEIRNIIKEIGRIPKERNTLYRILE
- the sppA gene encoding signal peptide peptidase SppA is translated as MKKIYIIIGIFFILIVLLLLIVIGTVILLLGIGENPAGNIARIDIDGVLTLQPEGTYPFREEISVEDYIEALDKAEMDPNIKAIILRVNSPGGEVIASEKLARKIKEVSEKKPVVAYVETIATSGAYMAIAPANCIVAEKHSIVGSIGVRMDVIQYYELMRKLGINVTVIKAGKYKDICSPYRPMTPEEKKYLEHMINETYIDFVRWVAENRNMTVEETLKVANGKIYSGYDAKKAGLVDYVGTEEDAVKIAQKLANISHPMVVDYTPHIYTGFFNLMSSLAYSLGYGIGKGFGEIWIETHTFYPPSVTY
- a CDS encoding DUF2666 domain-containing protein, encoding MTTVKKDDNENIQFRVKKGNWFVVKKMDIDENTEDIDIARMLISINETVDRKIMEYLPFDMKKLEEIADEIYKKKGKIKNEDIVEVIKKLKSPKITRRLRKITDSKEGVEILGIILNRIVLERLGIKTRIDTKLIDRYIEKARNLEIKG
- a CDS encoding winged helix-turn-helix domain-containing protein — translated: MTRWTAYKIKPVEFLESEIVGNTLIIEGKRIHRVRILGEVKRVSETSILTFELEEGITVKDFEKKGKNIKEKDLVDIIGKVGYFEGSPYISLELYKVRNENKEKWRELRDLEIEITRKYIKDEDEKTPGDYSKDDREDLITEEIQKDVYKEGIDNKDIVLKVIKDRKSVEYEELLKVVKIDEYELDKILEELLEKGYIYEPKAGLYKTVD
- the mer gene encoding 5,10-methylenetetrahydromethanopterin reductase; translated protein: MKVGIEFVPNEPIVKICYYVKLAEDNGFQYCWITDHYNNRNVYMALTAIASVTNKIKLGPGVTNPYIRNPAITASAVVTLDELSGGRAVLGIGPGDKATFDALGIEWAKPVSTIKKAIADIRALIKGEKLETGAQLSIKPISEIPIYMGAQGPKMLETAGMIADGVLINASNPKDFEAAIPMIRKGAESAGRNMEEIDVAAYACMSVDKNPEKAKQAAVPVVAFIAAGSPPMVLERHGIDMEKVEKIRNALKKGDFGTAFSTVDDTMLEAFSLYGTPEDVVEKIKGLAKMGVTQVVAGSPIGPNKEKSIKLIGKEIIPAVKEL
- a CDS encoding AMP phosphorylase; this encodes MLFFKAKLLDIDLGNNGVIANERDLIGTEYYPQERVLIESSKGSFIGVLYTTKRMVKEGELGISRGSIEGIEEGEEVRLRHAPRPQSLRYIKKKMEGQILRPHEIHTIVDEIVQKKLSNIELTSFIVSTYIHGMEMGEIVEMAKRMGETGDKLEWDKHPVVDVHSIGGVPGNKYALITVPIVASAGIVIPKTSSRAITSAAGTADVMEVLTRVNLNAQEIKRVVKTTNGCLVWGGGVNLAPADDIIINVERPLSIDPQPQLLSSVIAKKIAAGINYTVIDIPVGPGTKIKNDREGYALARKFIELGERVGIAVECAITYGGQPIGRAVGPALEAKEALMALEDPNSAPKSLIEKSLSLAGILLELGGVAQVGSGMEMAKKILYSGKALEKFKEIVIEQGGGITNSEDVELGKYFEVIPSPKDGYVVSISNKAITNIAKEAGAPMDKKAGVLLYVKRGSKVNKGDILYRIYSSSEERLRSAVKLARRTYPVRVEGMVIRRVSKF